The window CGGGGCCGCGCAGCACGAATCTCAGCCGGACCTGCTCCAGCGCGCCAACGGGTGCCTCGTGCAGGGCGACGGGCAGGGCGCCGCTGCCGTCGGGCGCGGGCCGCCCCACGAACACCGGGAGCTTCAGAGGCTCGCCGCCGCCGATCCCGCCGTGCACGGTGACCTCGGCGGTGGCCGTCTCTCCGCGTCCGAGGCGGATGCCCGCGGGAAAGAGTGTGTGGTGGTACGTGGCCACCGCGCCGGTGTCGTGGTCGGCGAGGGCCAGTACGAGGATGTGGTCGACGAGCAGGGGCGCGGTGCGCAGCACCTCGCGCACGGCGTCGGCGGTCGTGCCCTGGGCGGCGACCGCACCGCCGCGCCGGAGTTCGGCCCGCAGAGGGTACGCGGTGCGCACGGCGTCGGCCGCCCGCTCCAGCAGGCCCCATCCGGAACGTGACGTCAGCAGCACGACGGAGTGCTCGTACGAGGGCGGGATGTACGCCTTGAGCCAGTGCAGGACCGTCGTGTCGAATTCCGCGCGGGAGACCGGCTGCAGGGTGCCGACACCACCGGCGAGCTGAAATCTGCGTATATCTTCGTGGCTGTCGAGTATCGGCGCCACGGAAATCCACTTGGCGCTTCCCGCATCGACCTGCCGGGGTATTCCTCCTTCTCCGATCGACACCTTGATCATGCCCACTTCATCGGGCGTGAATTCGATGAAGAGTAACTCCTTGGCGCGATGACCAAACAGATTGTCGATAACGTCTCGATATTCCATGGGGATTGCGTCGGAACCAGGTCCCGCCGACTTCACCGACGAATCCCGGGAATCGTCTTTGTGTTTTTCCCCGGGCCTCGGCGGCCCTCCCCTGATCACGGCCGCGAGCCGATCGCCGACGACGCCGGGCCCGCGGTCCGCGATTCCCGTCGACAGCCGCGCCGCCCGCACGTCCCAGGCATGTCCGGCCGCCTCGATCGCCGACCGGGCACGCTGGACGTCCTCCGAGGTCAGCTCCCCCAGGACCGGGTCGTCATGGAGCCGCCAGCGGCAGACCTCACAGAACTCCTCATTCTGTGCGGGAGTTCTGCACACAGGGCAGGCCTGATCAATAAAGGATTCCCCCATTGGACGACTCTCCCCGCTGCGGCATACCGATCCCCTTCACCGTTCTGCCGCTTGATCCCCCTGGACGCCGCACTGGATCCCCATCCGCGCGTGCGCCAGTCAGAAGCACTCGCCCCCGAGGTGCATCATGATGGCACAGCGGGAAGCGATACGACGCCCCTCTGGCGGAATTTTCATTACGATCATTTCGCCCCGCCCCAACACCCTCACGGACTTAAGAGAACTCTTGTTCACATTATTCATGAGGGGCGCCGGAGAGCACGGGATTCCCCCGAAACCACTCGCCGGCCACGTTCGCTTTCGAACGAAAAGGCATCCCTTCCGGTCCCGAAGTGGAAGGGATTCGGAACATCTGCGACTCAAGCAGTCACAGTGGCGCTTGTGCCATGCGATGCACAACGGTGGGCGCCGCCAGGGGCGCAGGTACGCGCGGGTAGGGGCAGTGGTGCCGGCCCCAGCGGGAGTCGCATGCCGGCAGCCGGGCGCCCCGGATGGACGCCATCGACCTGGGCACCGGCAAGCCACTTGGGGACAAGGGCGGTTCGGACTCTCCGGCCGGTTCTGGATTCCACGCCGAGGAACCCGATGACTCGCTCGCGCCGACCGCGCGCAGAAATACCGACAGGTGGCGCGCGCCCCACTTCCAAGACCCTCGCGCAGACGCACGGCACCCGCGCGACAACAAGACGGTTTACGCCTGGCGGCTCCCCTCAGAACAGGCCGGCAGGGCACTCCCGAGATTCAACCCGGCAATTTTCGGACGCCCGGGGCCTCATTCGGGCCAGCGCGTCCGCCCAAAAGCCCGGATGTCATATGTCCCGACCCGAGAAAGCGGAGCATCAGGCCGTATGTCGGGATCAGTCCACGTCCGGGTCAGTCGCGGCGCAAAGAAGGGGAGCGGTTTTCCCGCGCCGCATCCTCCTGACACACGCGGGTTCGGCGATGCGCAAGGATGCCCGCGCAGAACTCTCCACGCGGGCATCCTTTAGTCCGTCGTCAGCCGGTTGCGGTCAGCCCTCGTCCGGCGTGAGCCGCAGCGAGACGCTGTTGATGCAGTACCGCTGGTCGGTGGGGGTCGGATACCCCTCACCCTCGAACACATGGCCGAGATGCGAACCGCAGCGGGCGCACCGCACCTCCGTGCGCACCATTCCGTGCGACCGGTCGGCGATCAGCTCGACCGCGTCGGACTCCTTCGGGTCGTAGAAGGACGGCCAGCCGCAGTGCGACTCGAACTTCTCGGTGGAGGTGAAGAGCTCGGCGCCGCAGGCGCGACAGGAGTACACGCCCTTCGTCTTGGTGTCGGTGTACTCGCCCTTGAACGCCGGCTCCGTGCCGGCCTGGCGCAGGACCGCGTACTCGGCCGGGTTCAGCTCCGCGCGCCACTGCTCGTCCGGCTTTTCGATGTCGTACGACATGAAGCTCAACCCCTCACTACAGGTACGGCTACTTCGACAGGCGGGTCAGGATCTCGGGTCCGAGGTCCGTCACGTCACCCGCGCCCATGGTGAGAACGAGATCACCGGGCTTCGCCATTCCCGCCACCACCGCGGGCACGTCCGCCTTGTCCTTCACCGGCGTCACGTCCGCGCCCGCGCCCCGGGCCGCCTCGATGATCAGCTCGCTCGTGACGCCCGGGATCGGGTCCTCGCGGGCCGGGTAGATGTCCAGCACGACCGAGGCGTCCGCCAGGGCCAGGGACTCCCCCATCTCCTTGCCCAGCTCCTGGGTACGGGAGAACAGGTGCGGCTGGAAGACGACCAGGATGCGGGCGTCACCGGCGGCCGCCCGCATCGCCTCCAGGTCCGCGGTCATCTCCGTCGGGTGGTGCGCGTACGAGTCGATGACCTGCACGCCCGCCGCCTCGCCCTTCAGCTGGAGCCGCCGCTTCACACCCGTGTACGAGGCGATGGCCGGGGCCAGCTCCGCCGCCGGGATGCCGAGCGCCGCGCCCGCCGCCAGTGCCGCCACCGCGTTGTGCGCGTAGTGACGGCCCGGGACCGAGACGGCGAAGGTGAGCGGCGAGCCG is drawn from Streptomyces liliifuscus and contains these coding sequences:
- the msrB gene encoding peptide-methionine (R)-S-oxide reductase MsrB, which gives rise to MSYDIEKPDEQWRAELNPAEYAVLRQAGTEPAFKGEYTDTKTKGVYSCRACGAELFTSTEKFESHCGWPSFYDPKESDAVELIADRSHGMVRTEVRCARCGSHLGHVFEGEGYPTPTDQRYCINSVSLRLTPDEG